The following proteins are encoded in a genomic region of Microtus ochrogaster isolate Prairie Vole_2 chromosome 5, MicOch1.0, whole genome shotgun sequence:
- the LOC101996374 gene encoding olfactory receptor 8B12-like produces the protein MAAENTSWVAEFILVGLTEQSELQIPFFILFLGFYVITVVGNLGLITLIALNSHLHTPMYFFLLNLSFIDFSYSTALTPKMLMGFIVRKNIISYAGCMTQFFFFCFFVFSESYILSAMAYDRYVAICKPLLYRVTMSPQVCSYLLSGVYGMGVFGAVAHMGNLQFLSFCADNVINHYMCDIVPLLELSCNSSFTNLLVVFVVVAIGIVVPIVTIFISYGFILSSILHISAKEGRSKAFSTCTSHIIVVSLFFGSGTFMYLKPPSSLPLDQGKLSSVFYTAVVPMFNPLIYSLRNKDVKIALKKILSRKIFS, from the coding sequence ATGGCTGCAGAGAACACTTCCTGGGTGGCAGAGTTCATCCTTGTTGGATTAACAGAGCAGTCTGAACTTCAGATCCCATTCTTCATCCTATTTCTaggtttctatgtgattactgTGGTGGGAAACCTGGGCTTGATCACCTTGATAGCGCTGAACTCTCAcctgcacacccccatgtacttcttcctcctcAACTTGTCCTTCATCGATTTTAGTTACTCCACTGCTCTCACCCCTAAAATGCTGATGGGGTTTATTGTGAGAAAGAATATCATTTCCTATGCTGGGTGTATGActcaatttttcttcttctgcttttttgtgttttctgagtCCTACATCCTGTCAGCAATGGCATATGACCGCTATGTTGCCATCTGTAAACCGTTGCTCTACAGGGTCACCATGTCTCCCCAAGTGTGTTCATATTTGTTGTCGGGTGTCTATGGGATGGGGGTATTTGGGGCTGTGGCCCATATGGGAAACTTACAGTTTCTAAGCTTCTGTGCTGACAATGTCATTAATCACTATATGTGTGACATCGTTCCCCTCCTCGAGCTGTCCTGCAACAGCTCCTTCACCaatttgttggttgtttttgttgttgtggccATTGGCATTGTAGTGCCCATTGTTACCATTTTTATATCTTATGGCTTCATCCTCTCTAGCATTCTCCACATTAGTGCCAAAGAAGGCAGGTCCAAAGCCTTCAGTACCTGCACTTCCCATATTATCgtagtctctctcttttttgggtCAGGAACTTTTATGTACCTTAAGCCACCTTCTAGTTTGCCCCTGGATCAGGGGAAATTGTCCTCTGTTTTCTATACTGCTGTGGTGCCCATGTTCAACCCACTGATCTATAGCCTGAGGAATAAGGATGTCAAGATTGCTCTGAAGAAGATCTTGAGCAGAAAAATCTTCTCGTGA